The following coding sequences lie in one Streptococcus suis genomic window:
- a CDS encoding XRE family transcriptional regulator: MNFGQQIKDLRKKKGLTQEQFALKLNVTRQAVSNWENDKNLPDLELLILMSSVFSISLDHLILGGTDMNNMTEKLVKDGREGRRTQMHLTITIIGSFLMLLGFVCFIIEANSVEYIDAEGILHENFYLIPVGYLLVFTGAIATLLSGLALHRFRKEYK, from the coding sequence AAATCAAAGACTTACGAAAAAAGAAAGGTTTGACCCAAGAGCAGTTTGCCCTCAAACTCAATGTGACCAGGCAGGCTGTTTCCAATTGGGAAAATGACAAGAATCTACCTGATTTGGAGCTCTTGATTCTCATGTCCTCTGTCTTTTCGATCTCCTTAGATCACCTTATCTTAGGAGGAACTGACATGAACAACATGACAGAAAAACTTGTAAAAGACGGTCGTGAAGGCCGCCGCACCCAGATGCACCTGACCATTACCATTATTGGTAGTTTTCTCATGCTACTCGGCTTCGTATGCTTTATCATCGAGGCAAACTCAGTCGAGTATATCGATGCCGAGGGCATTCTGCATGAAAATTTTTATCTCATTCCAGTCGGCTACTTGCTGGTCTTTACAGGAGCCATTGCCACGCTCCTATCAGGACTAGCCCTGCACCGCTTTAGAAAAGAATACAAATAA